In Leptolyngbya sp. O-77, the genomic window CGGAATGAATGCACAAAATTCTAATTGGCTTTTTCGATTTTGATCCACAAACAAGCGGGATTTAGCGAACTATCAAGCAGCCTCCTAGCGCTGTTTCACAATTAAAAGCGTGATGTCATCAAACACTTTTTGCTGTCCGATGTGACGACGCACATCGTCAATCACCGCCTGCCGAATCTCAATGGCTGAGCGCTGCCAGTGCTGGCTAATCACCTGACACAGCCGCTCAATGCCATATAGCTCATGGATTTCGTTGGCGGCTTCGGTGATGCCGTCGGTATACAGCACCACGCCATCGCCCGGTTGCAGGTGAATGTGGGTGTGGGTGATGAAGTCGGAAATATCTTCCACTAGACCCACCGGAAAGCCCAGCGTCATGGTGTTAATCGACTCGATTTCGCCATTCGCCCGCACGACCAACACTTCTTCATGCTGTCCGCTGAGGCGCAGTTGTCCGGCTTCGTAGTCCAATAGGGCCAGGGTTAGGCTGCGATCGCAGTTCATGCGCTGCACGTTGTCGTAGATCACGCGATTGAGCGTGCTGAGAAAGCGCACTGAGTCGGTTTCCTGCGTGGAGAGCAGCGTTCGCACTGCCGTCTGCACCATGAGCATCAGCATACCGCTTTCCAATCCGTGACCCGTGATATCGCCAATCCCAATCTTGACCGCGCCGTTGTCGTGCAGCACGTCATAATAGTCGCCGCCAACTTCATCAGCGGGTTCCATAAACCCAGCAATTTCCAATCCTTCGATTTGATCTAGCTCGTGATCTTTGGGCAGCATCATTTGCTGAATTTGGCGGGTAATGGCCAGTTCTGCGCCCATTCGCAGGTTTTCTGACTGCAACTGCTGGTTCAGCAGCGTAATTTCGTCGTTGGCGCGGGCAAGCTGGGCGGTACGCTCTTCAACTTTTTGCTCTAGCGTGCGGTAGAACTGGGCATTTTCCAGGGCGATCGCCGCTTGCGCCGAGAGAATATTTAGCACCGTCACCCGCTCTGGTGTGAAGGTATCGGTGGCCAGGTTGTTTTCCAGATACAGCAGCCCAATCAGATTGCCCTGGTTCAAAATGGGCGAACACAAGACAGAACGCAACTGGTGCTGCACGATATATGGATCGGTGGTGAACAGACCCTCCTCCACCGCATCCCGCAGCACCACGTCTTCGCGGGTGCGCTGCACATAATAGATCAGCGACAGCGGCAGGGTTTGCTCGTCGGGCGATCGCGACTGCACCCGCACCAATTCCTCCTCCTCCAACTGTCCTTCTGCCTCAATTCGCAGTTCATCGCCCTGAAGCAGCAGCAGACAGCCCTTCTGTGCGCCTGCATTTTCGATGGCCAGCTTTAGCAACTTCTCCAGCAGGTTCGCCAGCACAATTTCCCCAGAAATCGCCTGCGCCGCCTTGATCACCGTATCCAAATCCAGGTTTAGCCCCTGAGTTCCGCCTGTAGAACTGCTCGACCCCAGCACTATTGTTTGGTTCATTAGCTCAGTTCTGGACGAGGCTTCCATCCGTCGGTCCAGCAGTTGCGGATAGAGCGTGTTGAGCGCGTCTACTTTGTAAGTTGCGCCCCAGCGCAGGTAAGTATAGCGGGCATCGATTAGATAAGATTGGGCCAGTCGTTCTTTACCTAGCGCCAGATAAAACTTGCCCGCTAGCTCCTGGGCTAGCGCCAGGTCGTTGATAAAGTTATTGTCTTTAGCAGCCTGAATTGCCTGATCGTAGGCATCGATGGCTTCGGCCGTGCGCCCCAGCACCCGCAGCCGCTCGGCTTCTAGCAGCAGATGGCGATGCAGGTAGTTGGCAGGGCAGTAGGTCGCCCAGCGTTTGGTCATTCGCAGAAATTTGTTAATCTGGCGCAGATATTGCCGCTGCACCTTGGGCGAAACGCTGTTGTAATGCGCCAGGTAGGCCAGCGGCCAATAAAAATAGAAGAGGGCATAGAGGGAGGTCATGGGCGACGATTCTTGATATGCCACAGCCTGTTTTCCGGTTTTGATCGCCGTGGCATAGTCGCCGATGTGATACGCCCAGATCACCTTGGCAATAGAGCCGTAGAATAGTGGCACTCCCAGTTGCCTGTCTATAAACTGGGGCATCATTTCGTCTTCGTTGTAGATGCTGCCAACCAGGCGATTCGCGTAGTGATCTGTTCCAGAATCGCCCTCGATACCCTGGCCGCGCAGGTGCAGCACGAGCTGATGCCACGGCAGCATGGAATAGACCACCTGCTCCTGTCCAAAGCTGAGAAGCTGGGTTTCATATTGCTGAAAGGCTTCGGCCACCTCATACAGCGGTTCGCCCAGCAGCAGTTGGTGAAAGCAGTAGACCGAGGCAGCCAGCGAAGCCGCCTCCTGGTTGCCCAGTTCCAGCCCTTCGGCATAGGCGGCGAGGAGTTCAGGGGGCGATCGCCGCAGCGGTTCTTTCCAGTGGCGCAGGCAGGTTTCAAAGCCGACAATGACGATCGTTTTGAACTGGCGGGCGTTGAGCCGTTCTACGACGCGCAGACTGAGCTGGCCAAAGTCATAGGCCCGGTCAATATCGCCCAGCCCTGCCCGCAGCATCACGCCATAGGCCACGCCCTGTGCCGCCGTTTGAGGCGAGCTGCCATATTTCACCATCAGGTTGATCACGCGCAGCGCCGTGACTGCAATCAGATAAGGGGCAGCATTGGCAGCCGCCATGATGGGTGAGCTAACGAGCCGCATGATGCCTTCTTTGACCGGATCGGTCATCGGCGGCAGCGCTTCCAGATCGCGAGAGGAGCGATTGCCAATCACCCAAAAGCGCGTCCGCATTAGCTCCAGCCCGACCTGGAGGCGGCTGGGATGGCGCGGAATTTTCAGCCCCAGGCGATTGATCGCCGTCACGAAGACATCGAGCGCCGCGTCCATGTTGTTTTGGGCGGAATAGGCGGAGATTTGCGTTTGGTAAGCCTTCACGGTGTCTAGGTTGGCGCGGGCGTGATGCAGGATCATGTCGGCAAGCTGGTTGACCAGATCAAAATCGCCTTTCAGGTAAGCGGCTTCGGCAGCCTCTTCGTACAGCGCCAGAGTGAGTTCGTATTGATTTTGCCAACTGTGCTGGTCGAGCAGGTCGGCTCCGACCCGCAGATAGCGCAGCGCCGTGTCGTAGGCGTTGGATTCTTTGGCTTTGGTGCCTGCTTTCAGGTTTAGCCGAGCCAACTCGTGCCGCTCGACGGGGTTGGCAATCAGCCCGATGCCTGTGTTCAGGTGATTCACGATGTCAAACAGGCGCTCCTCCTGCTGGTCTGCGGAACTGTGGGTGAGGAGCGATCGCCCAATGCGATAGTGGATCGTTTCGCGTTCGGCTTCGGGAATTAGCGAGTAGGCCGCCTGCTGCACCCGGTCGTGTAGAAATCGAAACACCAGGTCGCGATTCCACGCCGGATCGCTCTGCAACTCGTCTGCGCTGGACGACTCCTGCCCATTCTGCTCCAGGCTGGCAAACGGATAGCCACCGCCCAGCGGCATCACCAGCCCTTCCTGCACACTCTGCCAGAGGTCGGCCGCCACTGCGCTCTGGGACAAGTCGGCGGCGATCGCCAGTGTAGGCACGTCGAACTGGTTGCCCAGGCAGGCCGCCAGCCGCAATACGCGCTGGGTGTCTGGCTCTAGCTTTTGGATCTTGTCGGCCATCAGCTCAACGACATCTTCGGGTAGCCCCGTATCGCGAATCTGGCTCAGATCCCACTGCCAGTTTCCCGACGACGCATCGTAGTTGAGTAGCCCTTCGGCATACAGCGACTTGAGAAATTCCGTCAGAAAAAACGGGTTGCCTTCGGTAATTTGCATCACATAGTTGGCCAGGGGGGCGATCGCCTGGGGCGCGACACAGCACGTATCGGCCACAATCTGCTGCACGGTGTCTGCATCCAGCGGAGCCAAGTCGATCTGGCTAATCCGCACGCCCTCCTGCCGAATCTGATCCAGCGTCAGCATCAGCGGGTGGGCCGGGCTGACTTCGTTGCTGCGATAGGCCCCCACCAGGAAAAGATAGCGGCTATCCGGCGCAATCAGCAGGCGCTCGATCAGCTTCAGCGAGGCCACATCTGCCCATTGCAAATCATCCAGAAACATCACCAGCGGGTGTTCTGCCTGGGTGAACACCTGAATGAAATTTTGAAACACCAGGTTAAAGCGGTTTTGGGCCGCCTGGGGAGCCAGCAGCGGCACCGCTGGCTGTGGGCCGATGATCAGCTCCACTTCGGGAATCACCTCGATCACCACCTGTCCGTTGCGCCCCAGCGCCTTCGACAGCAGCGTTTTCCAGCGGTCGATCTGCGTCTGGCTCTCGGTCAGCAGTTGCCGCATTAGCTCTTGAAAGGCCTGAATCAGCGCGGAGTAGGGAATATTTCGCTGAAACTGGTCATATTTGCCCGCGATGAAATAGCCCTTGTGGCGCGTAATGGGTTTGTAGATTTCCTGCACCAGCGACGACTTGCCGATGCCGGAATAGCCCGCCACCAGCATCACCTCGCTGCGTCCGGCGGCCGTCATCGCGGCCCGTAGCGCTGGCAGTTTGGACGGAGTCATCGGCTCTCCGTCGAGGACGCGCCCCCGCTCTGCGGCTCCGGCGGCGATCGCCTGCCCCGCTGCCACCCGCTCAAACCCGTCGAGCAAAAGCTGCACCTCTCGCTCTCGCCCGTAGAGCTTTTGGGGAATCTGGAAGCGACCGGAAGCGTCGTCTTGCCCCAGCGGAAAGGGGGCGATCGCCCCAGTGGCCCGCAGGTCTACCAGACAGCGCTCCAGATCGGTTTTGAGGCCATAGGCGCTCTGGTAGCGGTCTTCAGCATTTTTGGCCAGCAGCTTTAGCACGATCTGCGACAGCACAGGCGGCACGGTTGGGTTGACCTCGTGGGGCGGGTCGGGCTGCTTGGCCAGGTGGCTATGGATTAGCTCCATTGGGTCAGACGTGCTAAAGGGCGGATTGCCCGTCAGCAGTTCATACAGGGTCGCCCCCAGCGAGTAAAAATCAGTACGATAGTCTAGCGAGCGATTCATCCGCCCGGTCTGCTCTGGCGACAGGTAGGCTAGCGTGCCCTCCAGTCGATTCAGCGTTTGCAGGGTGGGGTTTTCGCGCGACAGCACGGTGGCATTGCCAAAGTCGATCAGCCCAATGCGGCCCGTATCTGCGTCATACACCACGTTGGCAGGGTTCACGTCTTTGTGAATCACGCTGGCGGCATGAACCTGGCCCAGAATCTCCGCCAGGGCGATCGCCACCGACAGCGCCTCTGGCACATCGAGCGATCGCCTCAGCAGCAGCCGTTGCAGCGACTCGCCGCCAAAGTCCTCCAGCACCAGCACCACGCCGCTCTGGTGTGGCTCCAGTCCATAGACGCGGCTGATCCCGTCCACCGCCGACAGCCGATTCAAAATCTCATGCTCCAGCCGAAACCGCGCCAGCTCCTCCAGGCTGGGATATTCCGACTGAGTTGCTTTAAGAATCACAGGCACTCGATCCAACTCGCGCTCAGCCCGATAGACCACCGAGCGACTGCTCATGTGGAGTTGGGTCAGCACTTCATAACCTGCAATTACGACCATGCCGGATAAGCGCTAAAACAAAAACTGGGTTCTCAGGATGATACTGTAGACCGGCGGATTTTCGCTGAAATTATTCGGGTTAAACGACACAAAAAACATCGGCACCAGCCCCACATTGTCATTCAGCGGAAAGTAGTAGCTGGCCAGCACATCGACCTGCGTGCCGCCATCGCCATAGCCCCCTACCAGAAACTCCTCACCATCCGTCACGTCAAACGGAATCGTCGCCGCCAGCGTGCCCAGCGCTCCTGGCTTGCCCAGGTCAGGAAAGGCAAAGCCCAGTTGGACCGCCTGCACCTCCACATTGCCGCCGTCGCGCAGGGGATTGATCGGGTCAATCTCCGACGTGCTAAAGGAGTAGCGCCCAAACACGGCAAACCCCGGCGACAGGGCCCAGTCAAAATTCAGCACAAAATTGTGGGCGATGATGTCGTCTACCGTGCCGCCGAAGCCGTCATCTACCGCGCCCCGCAGCGAAGTCAGCAAAAAAGGAAACACCGCCAACCCTTCGGGCACACCCGGAAACGGCGGCGGCGCTTCTAGCCGACTGCGGTTATACAGCAGGCGAATGTTGGCGTTAAAGCTTGGGGAATAGGTCAGCTCCGCCAGGATGTTGTTGTTGCCGTTGAAAAAGCCCCGGCTGGGGTTGGCTGAGCCGTCGCCACCGGGGGAAATAAAGGGTTCGTCAAAAATTCGCTGCGATCGGTCATTGCGAGACAGATAGCCTGCCCGCAGCAGCCATTGGGGGCTGAGCGTCCATTCAAACAAGCCGCCCGCCCCCGACAGCCCGTTGCCCGCCAGCGTGCTTTGGTAGAAATTTAGCCCGCTGGAGCCGAAAACGATGTTGGTAAACGGGTTTTGGTCGAAATGGCGAAACGGCAGGATTCGGGGCCCCACCACCAGCCGAAAGTCTTCGCTAAACAGCGGAAAGGCGTATTTTAGCTCAAATAACCCGACGGAATTGGGCGACAGCGGCGTAACGGGGTTGGAATCGGCGTAGGGGATGCCAAAGCTGCTGGTGAATCCGGCGGAACTAAAGGTGCTGGCGGGCGGGTCGCCGTTGCCCATTGCCAGGATCATCGTCAGTTCGTCGGTCTGCTGAAAAGACCCCGTAAAGACGAAGTAGGTCGAATAGCTGAAGGTGGTGGAGGGATCATCTCGCACGGTTTCCACCACCGGGTCGCCAAACTGCCCCGTTTGCAGGTCAAACTGGCGGGCCGGTCGCCGAGATGCCGGACTCACGCCGGGGACGGTGATGCCTTCGGCCAAAATGTCGCCACCCGCAAAGGACTGACTGAAGTTAAAGGAGGCCAGCGTGTTGAACCGCAGCGTGGTGGAAAACTGATTGGCTTCCAGTTCAGAGGCGGCGGCCTCTAGTTCATCCAGGCGATCGCCCAGGGTGGCCAGTTCGGGTGCAAACTCGCGCTGGAGGGCTTCGATGCGGGCGATCGCCTCCGGATCAAGCTGCTCCAGTCGCCCCGTCACTGCGTC contains:
- a CDS encoding AAA family ATPase, yielding MVVIAGYEVLTQLHMSSRSVVYRAERELDRVPVILKATQSEYPSLEELARFRLEHEILNRLSAVDGISRVYGLEPHQSGVVLVLEDFGGESLQRLLLRRSLDVPEALSVAIALAEILGQVHAASVIHKDVNPANVVYDADTGRIGLIDFGNATVLSRENPTLQTLNRLEGTLAYLSPEQTGRMNRSLDYRTDFYSLGATLYELLTGNPPFSTSDPMELIHSHLAKQPDPPHEVNPTVPPVLSQIVLKLLAKNAEDRYQSAYGLKTDLERCLVDLRATGAIAPFPLGQDDASGRFQIPQKLYGREREVQLLLDGFERVAAGQAIAAGAAERGRVLDGEPMTPSKLPALRAAMTAAGRSEVMLVAGYSGIGKSSLVQEIYKPITRHKGYFIAGKYDQFQRNIPYSALIQAFQELMRQLLTESQTQIDRWKTLLSKALGRNGQVVIEVIPEVELIIGPQPAVPLLAPQAAQNRFNLVFQNFIQVFTQAEHPLVMFLDDLQWADVASLKLIERLLIAPDSRYLFLVGAYRSNEVSPAHPLMLTLDQIRQEGVRISQIDLAPLDADTVQQIVADTCCVAPQAIAPLANYVMQITEGNPFFLTEFLKSLYAEGLLNYDASSGNWQWDLSQIRDTGLPEDVVELMADKIQKLEPDTQRVLRLAACLGNQFDVPTLAIAADLSQSAVAADLWQSVQEGLVMPLGGGYPFASLEQNGQESSSADELQSDPAWNRDLVFRFLHDRVQQAAYSLIPEAERETIHYRIGRSLLTHSSADQQEERLFDIVNHLNTGIGLIANPVERHELARLNLKAGTKAKESNAYDTALRYLRVGADLLDQHSWQNQYELTLALYEEAAEAAYLKGDFDLVNQLADMILHHARANLDTVKAYQTQISAYSAQNNMDAALDVFVTAINRLGLKIPRHPSRLQVGLELMRTRFWVIGNRSSRDLEALPPMTDPVKEGIMRLVSSPIMAAANAAPYLIAVTALRVINLMVKYGSSPQTAAQGVAYGVMLRAGLGDIDRAYDFGQLSLRVVERLNARQFKTIVIVGFETCLRHWKEPLRRSPPELLAAYAEGLELGNQEAASLAASVYCFHQLLLGEPLYEVAEAFQQYETQLLSFGQEQVVYSMLPWHQLVLHLRGQGIEGDSGTDHYANRLVGSIYNEDEMMPQFIDRQLGVPLFYGSIAKVIWAYHIGDYATAIKTGKQAVAYQESSPMTSLYALFYFYWPLAYLAHYNSVSPKVQRQYLRQINKFLRMTKRWATYCPANYLHRHLLLEAERLRVLGRTAEAIDAYDQAIQAAKDNNFINDLALAQELAGKFYLALGKERLAQSYLIDARYTYLRWGATYKVDALNTLYPQLLDRRMEASSRTELMNQTIVLGSSSSTGGTQGLNLDLDTVIKAAQAISGEIVLANLLEKLLKLAIENAGAQKGCLLLLQGDELRIEAEGQLEEEELVRVQSRSPDEQTLPLSLIYYVQRTREDVVLRDAVEEGLFTTDPYIVQHQLRSVLCSPILNQGNLIGLLYLENNLATDTFTPERVTVLNILSAQAAIALENAQFYRTLEQKVEERTAQLARANDEITLLNQQLQSENLRMGAELAITRQIQQMMLPKDHELDQIEGLEIAGFMEPADEVGGDYYDVLHDNGAVKIGIGDITGHGLESGMLMLMVQTAVRTLLSTQETDSVRFLSTLNRVIYDNVQRMNCDRSLTLALLDYEAGQLRLSGQHEEVLVVRANGEIESINTMTLGFPVGLVEDISDFITHTHIHLQPGDGVVLYTDGITEAANEIHELYGIERLCQVISQHWQRSAIEIRQAVIDDVRRHIGQQKVFDDITLLIVKQR
- a CDS encoding iron uptake porin, which produces MGLNSALVSTQRAIAHLGTPLSHQLAPRHCHEFLVPLGLSLGLVALGVPALSQTLDGVFLDDTAQQTGFAAEPTALYPGLDGFSVDQMAQVTAVSQLADVSPGDWAYEALAYLSNDEAQGGLDCLEGYPSGRYLGGQAMTRYEFAAGLAACLDAVTGRLEQLDPEAIARIEALQREFAPELATLGDRLDELEAAASELEANQFSTTLRFNTLASFNFSQSFAGGDILAEGITVPGVSPASRRPARQFDLQTGQFGDPVVETVRDDPSTTFSYSTYFVFTGSFQQTDELTMILAMGNGDPPASTFSSAGFTSSFGIPYADSNPVTPLSPNSVGLFELKYAFPLFSEDFRLVVGPRILPFRHFDQNPFTNIVFGSSGLNFYQSTLAGNGLSGAGGLFEWTLSPQWLLRAGYLSRNDRSQRIFDEPFISPGGDGSANPSRGFFNGNNNILAELTYSPSFNANIRLLYNRSRLEAPPPFPGVPEGLAVFPFLLTSLRGAVDDGFGGTVDDIIAHNFVLNFDWALSPGFAVFGRYSFSTSEIDPINPLRDGGNVEVQAVQLGFAFPDLGKPGALGTLAATIPFDVTDGEEFLVGGYGDGGTQVDVLASYYFPLNDNVGLVPMFFVSFNPNNFSENPPVYSIILRTQFLF